A genomic window from Quercus lobata isolate SW786 chromosome 10, ValleyOak3.0 Primary Assembly, whole genome shotgun sequence includes:
- the LOC115964864 gene encoding LEAF RUST 10 DISEASE-RESISTANCE LOCUS RECEPTOR-LIKE PROTEIN KINASE-like 2.7 yields MHPHLFPTIKLCLMIVTITLIHFPTSLLADNEQYLTCEAPFNCGNLMNLGYPFWGSNRPNYCGHPSFQLDCSSNVPQINLTTMNYSVLEINNSSRTLKVARTDYLDTICPAAFVNTTIDNNFFSYTSGDTNLTLYYDCRTPLAAFPHLAFYQFNCSINGTNFINYYTQVSEAFLAFSYLTGACKYRVNVPVQTDFPTAATNDAAIAAIDSGFMLGWNATNSQCDTCLKAGGLCGSDPTTIVYGV; encoded by the exons ATGCATCCCCATCTCTTCCCAACCATCAAATTGTGCTTGATGATAGTAACCATAACCTTAATCCATTTTCCAACATCTTTACTGGCGGATAATGAGCAATATCTCACTTGTGAGGCACCATTTAACTGTGGCAACCTTATGAACCTCGGTTATCCATTCTGGGGATCCAATCGACCAAACTATTGCGGTCACCCTAGTTTCCAGTTAGACTGCAGCAGCAATGTTCCGCAGATCAACCTCACTACCATGAATTACAGCGTCCTTGAAATCAATAACTCATCACGGACTCTCAAGGTTGCTAGGACGGATTACTTGGACACGATTTGCCCTGCTGCGTTCGTTAATACCACCATTGATAACAACTTTTTTTCCTATACTTCAGGTGATACGAACCTGACACTCTACTATGATTGCCGTACGCCTCTAGCTGCTTTTCCACATCTTGCCTTTTATCAGTTTAATTGCTCCATAAACGGTACCAACTTTATCAATTACTATACCCAGGTCTCTGAGGCTTTTTTGGCATTTAGCTACTTAACAGGAGCATGCAAGTACAGGGTCAATGTTCCTGTTCAAACAGATTTTCCAACTGCTGCAACTAATGATGCAGCAATTGCAGCTATTGATAGCGGTTTCATGTTGGGGTGGAATGCAACTAATTCCCAGTGCGATACGTGCCTCAAGGCTGGAGGGCTGTGTGGCTCCGACCCAACCACGA TTGTCTACGGCGTTTAG